TAGAAAGAGTAACGAAAAGAACAGCACAATAAGGGAAGCCAGTAACATCATGCGCGTACTCCTCTTACTAATAACCAAACAATGAACAAACCAAACAGCTCACTGCCAAGCACGTAAAACAATATGATTCTTCCCTCTGGGTCATAGAGAACAAAATCCACATTAGCGGGATTAACGTAGTTAAGAATAATCATAAAAATCAAAGGAATAGCTGCAACAATTTTGGCGGAGATTCGAGCTTCCGAAGTCATCGCCATCTTCTTTTTCTCTAGTGTACGAGAGTCAACCAAAACCCTAATCAATCGTGCTAACACGCCCTTAAGTTGGCCACCTCGAGCAATATTCGCCCTGATAGTCACGGTAAAAAACAGAAACTCTGGATAAGGGTAGTTTTTACACGATCGTTGAAGCACTACTTCTGGAGATTCGCCTAACTTCAGTCGCTCTCCCATTAGCTTAAACTCGCGGCCAATCGGGTTGTGCATGACATCGCCTACATAACTGATAGCTTGCATTAAGCTGTCACCCGCGGTGACGGCACTCATTAGAATATTCAACGCGTCAGGGAACGTATTCTCAAAATCTCGACGCCTTCTTGTTACCAGAAAACGATAGCCGAAGAAGGTAAACATCAAAGAGGAGCCAAGCACCAACCAAAAGTTGGTGATGGAGAGTAGATCGGTAACGATGTACCAAGATGCAATCAGGCTGCCCGTAATATAGAGCGCGATGTATAACGTCGAACGTGGACCCAACACCATTAATGTTGGTGAGATGGAATCTTTGAACTTTTGCCAGCCCTGCTTACGCACTAATGACTTCACGTTAATCGCATTAAAGTTTTCAGCCTCCGCTTCTTCGATATTGAAAAACTGGTAGACCTTTTTGACTTTTGAATCTCGGATCAAAAGCAGCACAAAGGCAAACAGGATTAATGAAACCCAAAGCATGTTATGCCCCCTTAAACGATGCGATAAGCTCGTCATAGAGCCCGAAAAATTGCGCTTTTTTCACAAGCTCAGATCGTTGCATAATGCCGTCGGTGACGAATTCGCCTTTAACAGTTTCTCCGTAATGTGCGTCGTCATAACGAAAGCGATAAATCTCTTCCATCACTACGCTCTCACCTTCCAAACCAACGATTTCAGAGATGCTCGTGATCTTACGAGACCCATCACGGAGCCTATTAACCTGAACAATCATCTGAACGGCACTGACGATCGTTCTTCGAATCGCATCTAGAGGCTGATTCAAGTTCGCCATCATCACCATGGATTCAACACGAGCAATCGCATCGCGCGGTGTGTTGGCGTGCAATGTAGACATTGAGCCATCGTGCCCCGTATTCATGGCTTGCAGCATTTCAAACGCTTCAGAGCCACGACACTCACCCAGAATAATGCGGTCTGGACGCATACGAAGCGCGTTGATCACCAACTCTCGCTGGGTAACTGCTCCGGTCTGTTCAACACTTGAAGTACGTGTTTCCAGTCGAACTAAGTTGGGTTGCTGGAGACGCAGCTCGGCCGCATCTTCAATCGTCACGATACGTTCATCTTCAGCGATGTATTGAGACAGCGCATTGAGCAACGTTGTTTTACCTGAGCCAGTACCGCCAGAGATCAATACATTGATGCGGCAGCGCGAAGCGATCATCAACACTCGCGCCATGTCTGGAGACATCGACCCAAAGCCAATCAAATCTTCAAAGCCGATGTTCTGCTCTCTGAACTTACGAATAGAAATCGCTGTGCCATCTAAAGCAATCGGAGGAATCACGATGTTCACACGGCTGCCGTCTTCCAACCTGGCATCGACCGTCGGAGACAGTTCATCAACACGCCTTCCGACACGTGATGCGATACGCTTGGCAATAGCGAGCAACTGCTCTTCGTTCACAAACGAGACTTCGGACTTTTTAACCTTACCATGTCGTTCGAAAAAGATGTTGTTGGGCCCGTTCACCATGATGTCTGAGATAGACTGATCTTCGACCAAAGGTTGCAAAGGCCCTAAACCAAACAGTTCATCGATTAAGCTCTTCACCAACCCTGATTTCATCATCGAAGTGATCGGTCTTTGGTAGCTATTAGCGAGTAGATCAACCGCTGCTTGTATCTGAGATTCAAGGTCTCGGCGGCTCATTTTCTGAACCGCTTCTGCATCTAGGGCTTCAAATATTTGGCCACGAAACGCGAGGTATAAGTCTTTGTTAGAACTCATTTAGCACGTACCTTTTTCAACCAAGAATTCATGCCCTTGTGATCCATAGGTTGACCATTAATCAGCTTCACCAGCTGTTCCATAGAACGGCTGATGTGGCGATCATGTTTATGGCCGCGTTTGCCATCTATGATGATGTGCGCCAGCGCTTTGCAATAGTCGACTTCGAGATCAACCTCTGCGCCTAAATACTTAGTCAGATCGGACTTTTGTAAGACGTAAGCGTTTTCCGGTCGATGGAAGTTCACCACGGTAATCACTCGCGTACGAGACGATAACGAAAGCTGTAAGTTAGAGACTTTCTCAAACAGTCGCTTCGCACTTCTTACTGAAGATACCGAAGCATCTAAAATCAGAACCACCACATCAAAGTTTTCTACCAAGAGTTGAGGTTCAACTTTGAAGTCCACACCACCTGAAAAATCTTCAATAATGAAGTTGGCGTTGCGCGCTAACAACTCACACAAAGTTTGGTTGTAATTAAGAACATCGGTTTGGCTCATGTCGCCATCAATAGCCAACAGACGTAAGTTTTTTCGTGCGTTAATTAAGTAACTCAACGCCCCTTCTTCATCCATTTCATGCAATGGCGCAGTAAATTCATCAATGGTTCGCGGTTTAAAGTCTTTGAGGCCGAGCAAGACATCAATATTGGTATCGGCATATTGATGGTCGACAAGAATCGTGTCCGAGCCTTGCGTTGATAACAGTGAGCCCAACTCAGTGGTGATAAACGACGCGCCAACGCCGCCTTTGGCACCAACAATTGCTACGCGCTTCGCTTTGCGTTTCTGGCTTACACCAGAGAAAGTTTTAAGGTTCTTGCTAACGTGGTTCAAGAAGTCCGCAAATTCTTGTTTGTTCACTGGCCAGAAAACGTAATAAAAGCCCATGTCTTTAAGCGAACGAAGCGTAGAAATGGCGTCTTCTTTACCAATCACGACCACACCTTTGTGGGTAGGCAGTTTGCTGGCAAAAGATTTAGCGTCTTCAACAACATTGGTCGATTCATTAAGTTCCAGAATAACGATATGGCTACTCTGTTGCTCTGTCAGTTTGGTCAATCCCGCTTTGGCTTTGACGCAAGCTGGATCATTCCACCCTTCAAATCGAAAGACTTCTTGAACAAGGTCTAAACACTCTTGAGATTGATAAAACAAAGTGCACCCCGCAACACCTGTTGTTGCGGTCGGAGTTGGCTTGGCCTTTGTTGTTAATGCTTTCGTAAGGTCAAACATTATTGTTCTCCTACCAATCGAGACTTGTAAGCCACTTGCTTCAAACGCATCGATTCAACAAAACAATCTTGCTGTCTCAACCGAGCGTGAATCTGTGCTGGCTTGCACTCTTGAGTCTTCAAACGCGTTAACGTCACCTGAATATTTAGATCGCTAGGCAACAATTGAGCGTTTCGATACGTCACTCTTTGTGGTGCAATAAGGTGTGAAGGATATTGTTCGAAGATCGCCTGCAACATCTGTTTGCTGCGAGATGATTTGTAATCCACAACATAGGTCGCTTCTTTGTCCATCGACTCAATATCTTGAATCAAGGCGGTAATCTGTTTAGTCGTTTCAGAACGGTTTTTCATCGCAAACTCAAAACTGTGGTGCTCTTTGTACACCAAAGCTTCAGAGCCATGTCCGACAAAATATTGCTCAGAGGCGCAGCCAAAAAGTGACGTGGTAAATAACGCCATCAGTAATAATTTCTTCATTGGATAAACCCTCCTTGCGACAACAGACGAATCGTTGCATCAGAAGATGTCACCGCCTTGCCATCCCATTTGACATTGAGCCAACGCGCTAATGTGGAAGTCTTTTTGATGTAAGGCAGTTGAATGTCTTTCGGTTTCATCGGTTCCACAAGATTCACGGTCGCAACGATGATCAATTCAGTTCGTTTTCTTTCTGTGGTCGCTTTTCGGAATGCGGCACCGAGTACTGGTATGTCGCCAACAAAAGGGATTTTTTGCATTTTTTCCAGATCGGCACTGCTCATCAAACCACCAAGGACGAAACTATCGCCATCGGCTAGCTCAACAGTTGTCATGGCGCGTCGTGAAGCCAGTTGCGGAACTTTGATGCCTGCTGCTTCAACATAACCTTCTACTTCACTCACTTCAGGCGCTAGCTGCATTCGAATCTTGTCTTGGCTAAGCACTTTTGCTGTAAGGTCGAGTTTGATGCCGAACTCTTTGAATGAAATGTTTACGTTGCTACTGGTAGAGACGATAACCGGCACTTCGCCACCAACGAGAAAGCTTGCCGACTCACCGGATAACACGGTTAAGTTAGGCTCAGCCAGAACCTCTGCAATCTGGTCATTGCCTAATGCAGTGATTAACGTGCTTAGGTTTGCAGCGTCGAACTGGTCGAAAACAAATTCACCAACACTTGAACCGACGGAACTCCAATCTACACCAACAGTTTGTCCAAATGATTCGGTGACTTGCGCTACTGATATTTTGACGTTCACTTGCTGAGTCGTTGCAACTTCAATGCGTTCGATGATCCCTTCCCACGTCATATTGCGGGCAAATACCATACCTTCAGGTTCTTCATAATCAGAGTTGTCGGATTTAAACTCTAGCTTCTGAGTTTTGTCCCACTTCTCGGTCTTTTCTCGTCCAAGCAGAGTGGCAACCAAACGATAGATATCGTCACGAGTCGCTTCGGAATCAACAAGACCACTCACGGCGACTTGCTCTCCCACAGACTGAATCTTGACTTTGGCATCAGGGAAATGAAATTTGAGTTGACGTCTAATATCCGTTAAATCCAAATCAACAATAATGCGGTCGGAAAGCAGAACATCACCATCAATGCCGTAGACGATCAGTCGTGCTTGCCCAATAGCATTGGCGAACACAACGATCGTGTTGTCGTTGATTATCTTGTAGTCGACGATGTCAGGGTTATTAATAAACACTTGGCCAATCGGATTTTTTAACTGGATGTGCTGACCATCGTTGAGCGTGATGGAGCGATCGGCGGCAAAAGCGTTTGTTATAGAAAGTAAGCCAATCAGTGGCGCTAGAATGGAAGCAAACAGTACTTGTTTGATTCGATGGTGAATCATCATCACAAAGCCTCTCTCGGATTGTTCTCGTTACCACGTAACTCAGCAATCCCTGTATAGTTATCGATAATATTGCGCACCTCCGCGAACTCGGGTTGCGTGTAGGTTTGGCTTCGGTAAATTTCGATGTGCATTGTTCGTTGTGCTAGCGCAAGTTTTGGTAACTCGTCGGGGCTAACTTCGATGACCACCGTAGTCAGTCCATCCTCTTTACTCGGAGCGCGAGCGGTAATAGAACTGTCGCCAGTGGCGTCATTGCCAATGTTGAGTACTTTGACGTTTTTAAGGAACATTGACGCCTTCACACCTCTAAAGCGCTTCGGCTTATCGATAATTCCGGCTAAGTTATCGTTTGGAGAACTCACAGTGAGGATATCGATGGACGTTCCAGGGCGGATGTAATCGTTGATTAGGTTTTTGTCACTGACTTTAAGTGGGTATAACGTCATGCCTTCCGTGACCAAAAGGTCGATGTATCCGGGCTGGCCTGGCGTCACTTGATATTCAGGCAGTACAACCTCACCTGCGTTAAGGCTGCGATTGAGCAAAATGGAGGGCGAAAAGCTGATTTGTGCATCTTCTCTAACACCAAGCGTTAATGCTTCACTAAGAGGGAGTTGTTGTTTTACGACACCTTGCGCATCGATCGCACGTCCTTTTTCATAAGGTTCCGTGGTCATCCAAACGGCAACATGCTCTTCATTTTTTTCTTCCACCACTTCAGCGGTCGTTGTCGGCTGAGGTTCACTCTTCAACAAATCGACAACGCCTAGTGCGCCCACTATTAAGGCAGTAATGGCAACAAGTAATACCAGTCGAGATCTCATAATGTGCTCATTTTTTGAGGTTTATATATATGGTGTAGATTGAGTTAAAATGGCTATGTAAAATCCAATGCTAATTGCTATACCATATGGAATACCATCTTGGTCATGGGGACTTGGTTTTTTTATTTTTTTAATTATTAGATAAGTGACAGCTAAAATACCACCAGCAAAAGCCATCAGAACAAACGCCAATAATAAGTCACCAACAGGAATGGTAAGCGACAAAATAACGACATATTTAATATCGCCAGCTCCAATCCAAATCAGCTTATAAAGAACAAGCCCTAAACTTAACATCAGTAGAAAGCTCATAATTTGAATATCTAGAGGTGACAAAAAAGACTGCAGGAAAAGTAATACGCATAAGGCATAATTTTGTATCTTACGATAGATAAAATCAGTAACCGACACATATAAACCCAATATTGCCAAAGTCACTAAATACAATTCATGACTAAAAATTGGAATTACCGCCTAACTTTAGGTAGCGAAATCTTATTTCACATTATAAATTAACTAAGCCAGACCAATAAAAAATAGGTCTGGCACAAATACCTTTCGATATTTTTTACATCGAAAACTTTGACTAAGGGGTACCACTAGCAGTTTTTATCGTTGCTGCAATCTTATCAAACGCAAGACCTAACTCCGTGATGAAGCCACCAGTCCCCACAGCTACACTGACTAATACAGCCATCGCAACACCAATTAGGCCATATTCAATTGCAGTTACACCGCGCTCATCATTCTTGAACTGTGATAAGAACATGTTTGTTTTTACGTATAGTTTAGTAATCATCATTTTTCCTATAAAGGCCTATTTAAAATTCACCGCCATTATAGTTAGCACCCCAACGCTATCAAAAATACCTTCTATCGAGTTAATCAATAGATCGAGTAAAAAATGATCAAATAAAACACTATAAAATATATCACCTCGCAAGATTATCTATAAATAACAATCACTTAGATTAACTTCAACTTTCAATCTTTAATTTTAAATTAATTTTATAAAGTTAAAAAGTAAGACTTTGCTCAATGTTTTCTTTATATAACATTTAGTAATAAAGAATTTAATAATTTAAATTACGTTATTATTCATTATAAAACCTGTTGAAATACAAAGATCATCACGCTATTGTTCTTCGAATCAACAAACAACAATAAATATAACTTCTTTGTGTCAAAAGGTTAGTCGAATCATGAAACTACATTTCGAAAATATTGTTTCGTTCATAGCAGTAGTTGAAGAAGGTTCATTTAGCTCTGCTGCACGCAAGCTTGGAAAATCACAGTCAACAGTTAGCACAGCTGTCCAAAATCTTGAGTCAGACTTAGGTTTCAACGTATTTAATAGAGAACACTCTAAAGTCTGGTTAACAGAAAAAGGGGAACGCCTATTCCAATTATCTTTACCTGTAGTATCAAAATATCGGGAATTAATCACTGTTGCCCAGCAAATGAATATATCCGACCAGATAGTTTACCGCGTGGGCATCGATCCATTAGTGTTCAATAAAAACGTAAAGAAAACACTGCTAGCATTCTCGGAAGCATTCCCGAATGTTGACCTACTTGTCGTGACGAAACCCAGTTTCGTGTTAGGTAACTATATAAACGAAGGGAAGATAGACCTAGCGCTGGGTAACCCGTATCACAAGACAAATTACGACTTCAACATCGAGGAACTATTCCACGTTAACTGTTGGTGGGTGGCCCATGAAGACTTAGTAACCTTAAAGTCCCAAGCACCATCACAGCGAGTTCTATTAATGGATGGTTGTGAAGAGCTACTTAACTTGTCAAACATCGCAACATACAACCTATGGCGGCTGGATGATTTAGGAACCATCATCGATTTATGTAAAGCTCAAAAAGGCATCGCCTTTCTGCCAGGGTTTCTCATCGAAGGTAACATCAAAGAACATAAGCTTAAGGTTATTACCGATCACCCTGACTTTTTTGGCAAACGAGTTATTGCATCCCTCTTCTGGCACATACATTCTGACTTTAGCTTGTTTAACCAATGGATAAAAAAAGAGCTACAAACCACAACTAATTACAAACAAACATTTGTTGCTGATCTAGCTCAATAACGTTCTATTAAAATCATGACGATCACACTCTATTGCACTCTCCAGCTTTGAGTGTGATATTTCAATCCCGATATTTATCCGAATATAAACGCCAAGCAAAGCATATAAAATATATATATTTATTATCAGATGCATCGGCTAATATATGCATTATCATTTACTTCGAGTCTTTCATTACCTACCCGTTCATAAATCTGTAATAAAACCTAGATAGAAACCAGCCTTTAAGATTATTCAGCACTTAACTAATACTTAGTGCGTCACCAAATCTCGAACAACATCTCTCAAGCTATGAACTCAGAAAACCCACAAAAGATAATGGCATTGGTTAAGAGCCTTTCTTTAGATACATCAAACTAATCCCAGCTTTCAGATTTTTTTACTATAATATCAACAATATCCGCAAGTTCTTTTCCTTTTTCTGTCAGACCATAATATACAGTCACAGGAACGGTTTCTTCTTGCCTGCGCCAGATAAAACCTTCTTTGCTAAGTAACTTCAGCCTCTCACTAAGTACTTTACTAGACACTAAAGCCAGTTGCTTTTGAATTTGTCCAAAGCGTATCTCGCTACTCTGACCTAATAACCAAACGATGTGAGCAGTCCACTTCGTAGAGATCAAGGTCAAATATTTATCAGCGTTACAGTAACCTTCAGGTTGCTTACCCTGTTCACTCATATTTACCTCTCAGATTATCAAGATTGTAAAGTTACTCAAAGATAGTTAGTTACCTTAAGGTAATTAGTTACTTTTAGGTAGCTAATTTCTTTTAGTAAGCACCCTATCTATTATGGCCTCAACCCAAAACACAAACAAGCAGGTGGTTCCATGAAGATATTTCTATTCCTA
This region of Vibrio sp. BS-M-Sm-2 genomic DNA includes:
- a CDS encoding type II secretion system F family protein; its protein translation is MLWVSLILFAFVLLLIRDSKVKKVYQFFNIEEAEAENFNAINVKSLVRKQGWQKFKDSISPTLMVLGPRSTLYIALYITGSLIASWYIVTDLLSITNFWLVLGSSLMFTFFGYRFLVTRRRRDFENTFPDALNILMSAVTAGDSLMQAISYVGDVMHNPIGREFKLMGERLKLGESPEVVLQRSCKNYPYPEFLFFTVTIRANIARGGQLKGVLARLIRVLVDSRTLEKKKMAMTSEARISAKIVAAIPLIFMIILNYVNPANVDFVLYDPEGRIILFYVLGSELFGLFIVWLLVRGVRA
- a CDS encoding CpaF family protein; the protein is MSSNKDLYLAFRGQIFEALDAEAVQKMSRRDLESQIQAAVDLLANSYQRPITSMMKSGLVKSLIDELFGLGPLQPLVEDQSISDIMVNGPNNIFFERHGKVKKSEVSFVNEEQLLAIAKRIASRVGRRVDELSPTVDARLEDGSRVNIVIPPIALDGTAISIRKFREQNIGFEDLIGFGSMSPDMARVLMIASRCRINVLISGGTGSGKTTLLNALSQYIAEDERIVTIEDAAELRLQQPNLVRLETRTSSVEQTGAVTQRELVINALRMRPDRIILGECRGSEAFEMLQAMNTGHDGSMSTLHANTPRDAIARVESMVMMANLNQPLDAIRRTIVSAVQMIVQVNRLRDGSRKITSISEIVGLEGESVVMEEIYRFRYDDAHYGETVKGEFVTDGIMQRSELVKKAQFFGLYDELIASFKGA
- a CDS encoding chromosome partitioning protein ParA translates to MFDLTKALTTKAKPTPTATTGVAGCTLFYQSQECLDLVQEVFRFEGWNDPACVKAKAGLTKLTEQQSSHIVILELNESTNVVEDAKSFASKLPTHKGVVVIGKEDAISTLRSLKDMGFYYVFWPVNKQEFADFLNHVSKNLKTFSGVSQKRKAKRVAIVGAKGGVGASFITTELGSLLSTQGSDTILVDHQYADTNIDVLLGLKDFKPRTIDEFTAPLHEMDEEGALSYLINARKNLRLLAIDGDMSQTDVLNYNQTLCELLARNANFIIEDFSGGVDFKVEPQLLVENFDVVVLILDASVSSVRSAKRLFEKVSNLQLSLSSRTRVITVVNFHRPENAYVLQKSDLTKYLGAEVDLEVDYCKALAHIIIDGKRGHKHDRHISRSMEQLVKLINGQPMDHKGMNSWLKKVRAK
- a CDS encoding type II and III secretion system protein family protein, producing the protein MMIHHRIKQVLFASILAPLIGLLSITNAFAADRSITLNDGQHIQLKNPIGQVFINNPDIVDYKIINDNTIVVFANAIGQARLIVYGIDGDVLLSDRIIVDLDLTDIRRQLKFHFPDAKVKIQSVGEQVAVSGLVDSEATRDDIYRLVATLLGREKTEKWDKTQKLEFKSDNSDYEEPEGMVFARNMTWEGIIERIEVATTQQVNVKISVAQVTESFGQTVGVDWSSVGSSVGEFVFDQFDAANLSTLITALGNDQIAEVLAEPNLTVLSGESASFLVGGEVPVIVSTSSNVNISFKEFGIKLDLTAKVLSQDKIRMQLAPEVSEVEGYVEAAGIKVPQLASRRAMTTVELADGDSFVLGGLMSSADLEKMQKIPFVGDIPVLGAAFRKATTERKRTELIIVATVNLVEPMKPKDIQLPYIKKTSTLARWLNVKWDGKAVTSSDATIRLLSQGGFIQ
- the cpaB gene encoding Flp pilus assembly protein CpaB; translated protein: MRSRLVLLVAITALIVGALGVVDLLKSEPQPTTTAEVVEEKNEEHVAVWMTTEPYEKGRAIDAQGVVKQQLPLSEALTLGVREDAQISFSPSILLNRSLNAGEVVLPEYQVTPGQPGYIDLLVTEGMTLYPLKVSDKNLINDYIRPGTSIDILTVSSPNDNLAGIIDKPKRFRGVKASMFLKNVKVLNIGNDATGDSSITARAPSKEDGLTTVVIEVSPDELPKLALAQRTMHIEIYRSQTYTQPEFAEVRNIIDNYTGIAELRGNENNPREAL
- a CDS encoding prepilin peptidase, encoding MYLVTLAILGLYVSVTDFIYRKIQNYALCVLLFLQSFLSPLDIQIMSFLLMLSLGLVLYKLIWIGAGDIKYVVILSLTIPVGDLLLAFVLMAFAGGILAVTYLIIKKIKKPSPHDQDGIPYGIAISIGFYIAILTQSTPYI
- a CDS encoding Flp family type IVb pilin, yielding MITKLYVKTNMFLSQFKNDERGVTAIEYGLIGVAMAVLVSVAVGTGGFITELGLAFDKIAATIKTASGTP
- a CDS encoding LysR family transcriptional regulator; this translates as MKLHFENIVSFIAVVEEGSFSSAARKLGKSQSTVSTAVQNLESDLGFNVFNREHSKVWLTEKGERLFQLSLPVVSKYRELITVAQQMNISDQIVYRVGIDPLVFNKNVKKTLLAFSEAFPNVDLLVVTKPSFVLGNYINEGKIDLALGNPYHKTNYDFNIEELFHVNCWWVAHEDLVTLKSQAPSQRVLLMDGCEELLNLSNIATYNLWRLDDLGTIIDLCKAQKGIAFLPGFLIEGNIKEHKLKVITDHPDFFGKRVIASLFWHIHSDFSLFNQWIKKELQTTTNYKQTFVADLAQ
- a CDS encoding helix-turn-helix domain-containing protein; translated protein: MSEQGKQPEGYCNADKYLTLISTKWTAHIVWLLGQSSEIRFGQIQKQLALVSSKVLSERLKLLSKEGFIWRRQEETVPVTVYYGLTEKGKELADIVDIIVKKSESWD